One part of the Gemmatimonas sp. UBA7669 genome encodes these proteins:
- a CDS encoding DUF1028 domain-containing protein, giving the protein MRLILLLALLLLPSTAHATWSVIAVDKATGRVVIASATCVDRDDAFLRGIQAVVVPGKGVAACQAAVDGTHANQMLVYRELQKGTDPARIIEMLSADPAYQSRQFGIVDLSGRHAGHSGLSNGYVSQDMQGQVPGTEIYYSIQGNILRTGDVIPNAVRAFVHTQGSLTDRVMAALETADQYGGDSRCVCPPLPSDMSKPAIPCEGRTSYIAYILMANTNDPVGSSHSDGRYAMYLTVAQPSQGGPNAIKPGENLNPVKTLRARYNAWRRTQPASFK; this is encoded by the coding sequence ATGCGCCTGATCCTCCTCCTCGCCCTCCTGCTCCTCCCCTCAACCGCCCACGCCACCTGGTCGGTTATCGCCGTCGACAAGGCCACCGGTCGCGTGGTGATCGCCTCAGCCACCTGCGTCGATCGCGATGATGCCTTCTTGCGGGGCATCCAGGCCGTCGTCGTGCCCGGCAAGGGCGTGGCAGCCTGTCAGGCGGCCGTTGACGGCACACACGCCAATCAGATGCTGGTGTACCGCGAGCTGCAGAAGGGCACCGATCCCGCGCGCATCATCGAGATGCTGAGCGCCGATCCGGCCTATCAGAGCCGGCAGTTCGGCATCGTGGATCTCAGTGGCCGCCACGCCGGTCACTCCGGGCTCTCCAACGGTTACGTGAGTCAGGACATGCAGGGGCAGGTGCCGGGTACGGAGATCTACTACTCCATTCAGGGCAACATCCTGCGCACGGGCGACGTGATTCCAAACGCCGTGCGGGCTTTTGTGCACACACAGGGCTCGCTGACCGACCGCGTCATGGCGGCGCTGGAAACCGCCGATCAATACGGCGGCGACAGCCGCTGTGTGTGCCCGCCGCTGCCCAGCGACATGAGCAAGCCCGCCATTCCCTGTGAGGGACGCACGTCGTACATCGCGTACATCCTGATGGCCAACACCAATGACCCGGTGGGCAGCTCGCATAGTGACGGACGCTACGCCATGTATCTCACGGTTGCGCAGCCCTCGCAGGGTGGACCGAACGCCATCAAGCCCGGCGAGAATCTGAATCCCGTCAAGACGCTGCGCGCGCGTTACAACGCGTGGCGGCGTACTCAGCCGGCTTCCTTCAAGTGA
- a CDS encoding GxxExxY protein has protein sequence MRPHPDHLSALVIHSAIRIHQHLGPGLLESSYRVLLEEMLLREGLRVARELPVDLAFDGIVVPHAYRVDLLVERQLVVEIKHAERPHPVHRQQLLTYLRLLDLPHGLLLNFGLGTMKEGIARVSNPRTSAARGERMN, from the coding sequence ATGCGCCCCCACCCCGACCACCTCTCGGCCCTCGTTATCCACAGCGCCATCCGCATCCACCAGCATCTCGGTCCCGGCCTGCTCGAATCGAGCTACCGCGTGCTGCTCGAGGAGATGCTGCTACGTGAGGGCCTGCGGGTCGCGCGCGAACTGCCGGTTGATCTGGCCTTCGACGGCATCGTGGTGCCGCATGCGTACCGGGTCGACCTGCTCGTCGAGCGACAGTTGGTCGTGGAGATCAAGCACGCTGAGCGTCCGCATCCCGTGCATCGACAGCAGTTATTGACGTACTTGCGATTGCTGGATCTGCCACACGGTCTGTTGCTCAATTTTGGATTGGGGACAATGAAGGAGGGCATTGCAAGGGTGTCGAACCCGAGGACATCGGCAGCTCGGGGTGAGCGCATGAACTGA
- a CDS encoding YbhB/YbcL family Raf kinase inhibitor-like protein yields the protein MLSARSVGRLLTAGLLPLLLGVAAPVAAQRPAPRAVLSLSSPAFADGGLIPAAHAQTGRDVSPPLTWSGVPDSTRSFVLIVRDLDALVGDATDDVLHWMAWNIPATATSLRAGVPSGAQLDNGMRQISISGPYYRGPAAPASGPPHHYVFELYALDVMLNIAPTAMSPAATREAVLRAMTGHIRGKGVLTGRYQRPLP from the coding sequence ATGCTTTCAGCCCGTTCAGTTGGCCGCCTGCTGACCGCTGGACTGCTGCCGCTGCTGCTTGGTGTGGCGGCTCCAGTTGCGGCGCAGCGTCCGGCGCCGCGCGCCGTGCTTTCGTTGAGCTCACCGGCCTTTGCCGATGGTGGACTCATTCCCGCGGCGCATGCGCAGACAGGTCGTGATGTGTCACCACCACTGACCTGGAGTGGGGTGCCGGACAGCACGCGCAGCTTCGTGCTCATCGTACGCGATCTCGACGCACTCGTTGGCGATGCCACCGACGACGTGCTGCACTGGATGGCGTGGAACATTCCGGCGACGGCCACGTCACTACGCGCGGGTGTGCCGAGTGGCGCGCAGTTGGACAACGGCATGCGGCAGATCAGCATCAGCGGGCCCTACTACCGCGGACCGGCGGCGCCGGCTTCCGGACCGCCGCACCACTACGTGTTCGAGCTGTACGCGCTCGACGTCATGCTCAATATCGCTCCAACGGCCATGTCGCCAGCCGCGACACGTGAAGCGGTGTTGCGCGCGATGACTGGTCACATTCGCGGCAAGGGTGTGCTGACGGGACGCTACCAGCGCCCCTTGCCGTAA
- a CDS encoding acyltransferase: MDSMRVLAILAVIAIHVAPFTHDAPPARIGLTWNLPTIVNQLARFAVPCFFVLSGFFWAQRTADPDRRWPVTRQMLQRLGFLFLGWSLIYTLPWDSGRLLRDWPASYGDILARNLRWISTHKLLVLLQGAETHLWFLVALAFAASISALWLRWGSWRSLLLLGLVLFALAMLMRPYVKLPFGIPVRFNPRNGPAFALLPFTLGIALAWRAPSPVLFPRQWQRWGIGLFMAGTILSAAELTWLRVSYGRSLAQDAVFSTMLCGLGAACLALGNPAWLAQSRLARLGPLVLGIYAVHPLVIDVLLPQLPRTRGMLLDVLALLLVFVLSWGVSNLLARTRWTRFLVR; the protein is encoded by the coding sequence GTGGACAGCATGCGCGTGCTGGCCATTCTCGCCGTCATCGCCATTCACGTGGCGCCGTTCACGCATGATGCACCACCGGCGCGCATTGGTCTCACGTGGAATCTGCCCACCATCGTCAATCAACTGGCGCGCTTTGCGGTGCCGTGCTTCTTCGTGCTCTCGGGCTTCTTCTGGGCACAGCGCACGGCAGACCCCGACCGGCGATGGCCGGTTACACGTCAGATGCTGCAACGCCTCGGCTTTCTGTTCCTGGGCTGGTCGCTCATTTACACACTGCCTTGGGATTCGGGGCGTCTGCTGCGCGACTGGCCAGCCAGTTACGGTGACATCCTCGCGCGCAATCTGCGGTGGATCAGCACGCACAAACTGCTCGTGCTGCTGCAAGGTGCCGAAACCCATCTCTGGTTTCTTGTGGCGCTGGCGTTCGCCGCAAGCATCTCGGCGCTCTGGCTGCGCTGGGGGAGTTGGCGTTCCCTGCTGCTGTTGGGCCTCGTGCTGTTTGCGCTGGCCATGCTCATGCGGCCCTATGTGAAGCTGCCGTTCGGCATTCCTGTGCGCTTCAACCCGCGCAACGGGCCGGCATTTGCCTTGCTTCCCTTCACCCTCGGCATCGCGCTGGCCTGGCGCGCGCCGTCACCCGTCCTGTTCCCTCGGCAGTGGCAGCGCTGGGGTATCGGGCTCTTTATGGCAGGCACGATACTGTCAGCCGCCGAGCTCACCTGGCTGCGTGTGAGCTACGGGCGCAGTCTGGCGCAGGACGCCGTGTTCTCCACCATGCTCTGCGGACTTGGCGCGGCCTGCCTGGCGCTCGGCAATCCGGCATGGCTGGCTCAATCGCGATTGGCGCGGCTTGGCCCGCTGGTTCTCGGTATCTATGCCGTGCATCCACTTGTCATCGATGTGCTGCTGCCGCAGCTCCCCAGGACGCGCGGCATGCTGCTCGACGTGCTGGCTCTGCTGCTGGTGTTTGTCCTGTCGTGGGGCGTGAGCAATCTGTTGGCCAGAACGCGATGGACGCGGTTCCTCGTACGCTGA